The proteins below come from a single Eucalyptus grandis isolate ANBG69807.140 chromosome 3, ASM1654582v1, whole genome shotgun sequence genomic window:
- the LOC104439619 gene encoding glyoxylate/hydroxypyruvate reductase HPR3-like, translating to MASHPQNNGAPPPLNRHPPPPCIRLLWHPTQFSILDRPLPDTFRFLNPWESPLPLSNFLSSTDAGATKAILTSGMSPITTDMLWWLPEVRLVITTSAGLKHIDLAKCRRRGIVITNTGDTYSEDTADLATTVPPDWLT from the coding sequence ATGGCCTCCCACCCCCAAAACAATGGCGCTCCTCCACCACTCAACCGCCATCCCCCGCCACCGTGCATCCGTCTCCTCTGGCACCCTACTCAGTTCTCCATCCTCGACCGCCCCCTCCCTGACACCTTCCGCTTCCTGAACCCCTGGGAATCACCACTCCCCCTCAGCAACTTCCTCTCCTCCACTGATGCCGGCGCCACCAAGGCAATCCTCACCTCCGGCATGAGTCCGATCACCACCGACATGCTCTGGTGGCTCCCGGAGGTCCGCCTTGTCATCACCACCAGCGCAGGCCTTAAGCACATCGACTTGGCAAAGTGCCGACGGCGTGGGATTGTGATCACCAACACAGGAGACACATACTCGGAGGACACGGCGGATTTGGCCACCACTGTGCCACCAGACTGGTTGACTTGA